One region of Acidobacteriota bacterium genomic DNA includes:
- a CDS encoding NADH-quinone oxidoreductase subunit C, with protein sequence MSETTEQASVATAPRSSVRYADASLLRTNFADTVVGITEAIGEITVVAKREGLIELLTYLRDEPKLRFNYLSDIGGLDLGEFAAPRFALAYQLYSLEHNHRLRVKVFVEEDDATVPSVVSVWKTANWLEREIYDMFGVNFENHPDLRRILMPADYEGYPLRKDFPIKGY encoded by the coding sequence ATGTCTGAAACCACCGAGCAAGCATCCGTTGCCACCGCGCCGCGCAGCAGTGTGCGGTACGCTGACGCCTCCTTACTCCGTACCAATTTTGCCGACACTGTCGTCGGGATTACCGAGGCCATCGGCGAGATCACCGTTGTCGCCAAACGCGAAGGGTTGATCGAATTGCTGACCTATTTGCGCGATGAACCCAAGCTGCGTTTCAACTACTTGAGCGACATCGGCGGGCTGGATTTGGGCGAATTCGCCGCGCCACGCTTTGCCTTGGCGTATCAACTTTATTCGCTTGAACACAACCATCGGCTGCGCGTCAAAGTCTTTGTGGAAGAGGACGACGCCACCGTACCGTCAGTCGTTAGTGTGTGGAAGACGGCGAATTGGTTGGAGCGCGAGATTTACGATATGTTCGGCGTGAACTTCGAGAATCATCCCGATTTGCGGCGCATCCTGATGCCCGCCGATTACGAAGGCTATCCGCTGCGCAAGGATTTTCCGATCAAAGGCTACTAG